A part of Terriglobus roseus genomic DNA contains:
- a CDS encoding glutamine amidotransferase has translation MFPLLFKYPSTVFAKGHLVFLSRWPVWLLPLLVVLAVVGLGVLIRYRLRQIKPYRNETPAMTHRRAWSVWALQSALVALILLLLWQPALSVAELSSQQNIIAVVVDDSRSMATADADGKPRIDVALNALRGGLLDGLNKRFHTRLYTLDSKLTKVDSLNGMAAAGSATHLGDGLQQLATETADLPVGAVVLLTDGSENAAGLGGSGISLAAMQALRNRRLPVHTVAFGSDKPLHDLEMEDVSVAPNTVVNARTAASLTFMQHGYANRQATLTIRDGDRTLAARSITLQRDGVMQTEPLFFSAGDAGARTLVFSVEPFADESNAKNNALTRPVLVRDAKRRILYVEGEPRWQFRFLRRAEEDDPSVQIVSMLRTSENKIYRQGINGPDELAEGFPTKAEDLFAYSGIIIGSVAADYFTPAQQELIREYVDRRGGGVLFLGGRQALSDGGWTASSLNELMPTFLPSGTNHFKRNAALVNLTDAGVASPTTRLLEDPQKNAERWRKLTYLADFEDPGSAKPGATVLAEMNSGGKRMPFLITQNYGNGRTAILASGGTWRWQMSEALGDLSHNLFFQQLLRWLVADTPGAVSVNTSARTLSDTGRIDITATVHDKQFQPARDAHVMAHVTGPAGVDAALEMKASQETPGLYTASYTAEKTGPYLTEVTATSDKDELGRDTATFQREDGVAEAFHTEANPKLLEQLARDTGGSAWAGNDLKNLPQDISYSEAGISVRSIKELWNMPIVFVLLLALPLAEWLMRRKWGVV, from the coding sequence ATGTTTCCGCTGCTCTTCAAGTATCCGAGTACGGTGTTTGCGAAGGGACATCTTGTGTTCCTGTCGCGGTGGCCTGTGTGGCTGCTGCCGTTGCTCGTGGTGTTGGCAGTAGTTGGTCTTGGCGTATTGATTCGTTATCGTCTGCGGCAGATCAAGCCGTATCGCAACGAAACTCCGGCAATGACACATCGGCGTGCGTGGAGCGTGTGGGCGCTGCAGTCAGCTCTGGTGGCCTTGATTCTTCTGTTGCTGTGGCAGCCCGCGTTGTCGGTTGCGGAATTGAGTTCACAGCAGAACATCATCGCGGTGGTGGTGGATGACTCGCGTTCTATGGCCACAGCGGACGCGGATGGAAAGCCACGCATTGATGTTGCGCTGAACGCGTTGCGCGGCGGTCTGCTGGATGGCTTGAACAAACGTTTTCACACGCGGCTGTACACGCTAGATAGCAAGTTAACAAAGGTTGATTCGCTGAATGGCATGGCTGCCGCCGGAAGCGCAACGCACCTGGGCGATGGATTGCAGCAGCTTGCCACGGAGACGGCAGATTTGCCAGTGGGTGCTGTTGTTTTGCTAACGGATGGCAGCGAGAACGCTGCGGGACTTGGTGGCAGCGGCATCTCGCTTGCTGCGATGCAGGCTTTGCGGAATCGCAGATTGCCGGTGCATACCGTTGCATTTGGCTCAGACAAGCCGCTGCACGATCTTGAGATGGAAGATGTCAGCGTTGCGCCGAATACTGTGGTGAACGCGCGCACGGCTGCTTCGTTGACGTTCATGCAGCATGGTTATGCGAATCGACAGGCTACGTTGACGATTCGTGATGGCGATCGAACGCTTGCGGCAAGGAGCATCACGCTGCAGCGCGATGGCGTGATGCAAACAGAGCCGCTGTTCTTCTCTGCGGGCGATGCGGGAGCGCGGACGCTTGTGTTTTCCGTGGAACCATTCGCGGATGAGAGTAACGCGAAGAACAATGCATTGACTCGGCCTGTGCTGGTGCGCGATGCGAAGCGCCGCATCTTGTATGTGGAAGGCGAGCCACGATGGCAATTCCGTTTTCTGCGACGTGCGGAAGAAGATGATCCTTCTGTGCAGATTGTCTCGATGCTACGCACCAGCGAGAACAAGATTTATCGGCAGGGCATCAATGGCCCGGATGAACTTGCCGAGGGATTTCCAACCAAGGCCGAAGACCTGTTTGCATATAGCGGCATCATCATCGGTTCCGTTGCTGCAGATTACTTCACACCTGCGCAGCAGGAGTTGATTCGTGAGTATGTGGATCGACGCGGTGGCGGCGTTTTGTTTCTCGGCGGTAGGCAAGCGCTGAGTGATGGTGGTTGGACGGCGTCAAGTCTGAATGAGTTGATGCCTACGTTTCTACCCTCCGGAACGAATCATTTCAAACGCAATGCGGCGCTGGTGAACCTAACGGACGCGGGTGTTGCATCACCGACGACACGGCTCTTGGAAGACCCACAGAAGAATGCGGAGCGTTGGCGAAAGCTCACGTATCTTGCAGATTTTGAAGATCCGGGCAGCGCAAAGCCTGGAGCGACAGTGCTTGCGGAGATGAACAGTGGCGGCAAGCGTATGCCGTTTCTCATTACGCAGAACTATGGCAATGGACGCACCGCAATTCTGGCTAGCGGTGGTACGTGGCGATGGCAGATGAGCGAGGCGCTGGGTGATCTATCGCACAATCTTTTCTTTCAGCAGTTACTGCGTTGGTTAGTGGCGGATACACCGGGTGCTGTGAGCGTGAACACATCGGCTCGCACGTTGTCAGACACAGGGCGTATCGATATCACGGCTACGGTGCATGACAAGCAGTTTCAACCCGCACGTGATGCCCACGTGATGGCCCACGTGACTGGGCCTGCTGGCGTTGACGCAGCCTTGGAGATGAAGGCTTCGCAGGAGACGCCGGGCTTGTATACAGCGAGTTACACGGCGGAGAAGACTGGCCCATATCTCACGGAGGTAACGGCAACCTCTGACAAGGATGAGCTAGGGCGCGATACCGCAACGTTTCAGCGTGAAGACGGCGTTGCAGAGGCGTTTCACACCGAAGCAAATCCGAAGCTGCTGGAACAGCTTGCCCGCGATACGGGCGGTAGTGCGTGGGCAGGGAATGATCTGAAGAATCTACCGCAGGATATTTCATACTCCGAGGCCGGCATCTCCGTTCGCTCCATCAAAGAGCTTTGGAATATGCCGATTGTGTTTGTGCTGTTGTTGGCATTGCCGCTGGCCGAATGGTTGATGCGTCGGAAGTGGGGTGTCGTATGA
- a CDS encoding DUF4159 domain-containing protein — MKLSRIALLAALGGTVCAVGVRAWQRVGNFGFGSDDSPSNVKSEFYWSRLSYASSLSSYGGYGGGYFGRYSWARDYPKADRQFLIAMHRLTRIDGRPYEQVVNLDSDEIFNYPWIYAVQVQTWSFTDDEAKRLHDYLLKGGFLMVDDFHGTDDWDNFMRGMRQVLPDSPVEDLQSNDEIFHTLYDVDDKMQIPGEHYIRTHRTYEKDGYQPKWRAIRDKDGRIMVAICHNMHLGDAWEWADDPYYPEPFASMAFRVGLDYILYGMTH, encoded by the coding sequence ATGAAGCTTTCGCGCATTGCATTGCTCGCCGCCCTGGGCGGAACCGTGTGTGCTGTTGGCGTTCGTGCGTGGCAGCGTGTGGGCAACTTCGGTTTTGGTAGTGACGATTCGCCTTCCAACGTGAAGTCAGAGTTCTACTGGTCGCGATTGTCGTATGCGTCGTCCCTCTCCAGCTACGGCGGCTATGGCGGCGGCTACTTCGGACGCTATTCCTGGGCGCGTGATTATCCCAAGGCAGACCGGCAGTTTCTGATTGCTATGCATCGGTTGACGCGCATTGATGGGCGTCCGTATGAGCAGGTAGTGAACCTGGATTCCGACGAAATCTTCAACTATCCGTGGATTTACGCGGTGCAGGTGCAGACGTGGAGCTTCACAGATGATGAGGCGAAGCGGCTGCACGACTATCTGCTGAAGGGTGGCTTCCTGATGGTGGATGACTTCCACGGCACCGACGATTGGGACAACTTTATGCGCGGCATGCGGCAGGTGCTGCCAGACAGCCCCGTGGAAGATCTGCAATCGAATGATGAAATCTTTCACACGCTGTACGACGTGGATGACAAGATGCAGATTCCCGGCGAGCATTACATCCGCACGCATCGCACCTATGAAAAGGATGGCTATCAGCCGAAGTGGCGTGCCATCCGCGATAAAGATGGCCGCATTATGGTGGCCATCTGCCACAACATGCACCTTGGCGATGCGTGGGAGTGGGCCGATGATCCTTACTATCCTGAACCGTTTGCCTCCATGGCGTTTCGCGTGGGGCTGGACTACATCCTGTATGGCATGACGCACTGA
- a CDS encoding multicopper oxidase family protein has translation MDRRHLLKMGSLATLGHLARPLPLFAQQPKADFELRIAPVQVDLDPQRSISTIGYNGSAPGPLLRMKAGKPVTVDIFNETDTPELVHWHGMIIPAEADGTEEEQSPVVPPHGHRRVTFTPGPSGLRWYHSHAMAMDDLHKGGYTGQFGLVYVEDGNDKGSYDQELFLTLRDWEPFFSGSMEDDDDDTHDAPMLEKPPKINTDPNGLEVVSVAYSINDKALGAGDPIRVKQGQKLLIHFCNASPIENRRVALAGHTMRVIGLDGNPVPKPADRSSVFLGAGERADVEVIMNNPGVWILGGTEKMVREGGLGCIVEYAGLKNQPKWIDPKKELWDYTHFALPQSTQPVPKNVIDMHFEKLPRGMGKFNVWTINGKPYPHENEFVLQRGERYRLIMRNWTDDAHPMHLHRHLWEVVEMNGKKMGGLMKDTVVVPYYGRAVVDFTADQSGLSLFHCHIQQHMDYGFKALFRTT, from the coding sequence TTGGACCGGCGCCACCTTCTGAAGATGGGCTCGCTCGCCACACTCGGCCATCTGGCGCGGCCGTTGCCCCTATTCGCACAACAGCCCAAAGCCGATTTTGAACTCCGTATCGCGCCCGTGCAGGTTGACCTGGACCCGCAGCGATCCATCTCCACCATCGGGTACAACGGTTCGGCCCCCGGCCCCTTGCTTCGGATGAAGGCAGGCAAGCCTGTCACGGTCGACATATTTAACGAAACTGACACACCAGAACTCGTCCATTGGCACGGCATGATCATCCCCGCCGAGGCTGACGGCACCGAGGAAGAACAATCGCCCGTCGTTCCGCCACACGGGCACCGCCGCGTCACGTTTACACCCGGCCCATCCGGCCTGCGCTGGTACCACTCGCACGCCATGGCCATGGACGACCTGCACAAAGGCGGCTATACCGGCCAGTTCGGCCTCGTGTACGTGGAAGACGGCAACGACAAAGGCAGTTACGACCAGGAACTCTTCCTCACCCTGCGCGACTGGGAGCCGTTCTTCTCCGGCAGCATGGAAGACGATGACGACGACACCCACGACGCACCCATGCTCGAAAAGCCGCCGAAGATCAACACCGATCCCAACGGCCTGGAAGTCGTCTCCGTCGCCTACAGCATCAACGACAAAGCGTTAGGCGCAGGCGATCCCATCCGCGTGAAACAGGGGCAGAAGCTGCTGATTCACTTTTGCAACGCCAGCCCCATTGAGAATCGTCGCGTCGCACTCGCGGGCCACACCATGCGTGTCATCGGCCTCGACGGCAACCCCGTACCGAAGCCAGCAGATCGCAGCAGCGTGTTTTTGGGTGCAGGTGAACGAGCCGACGTGGAAGTCATCATGAACAACCCCGGCGTATGGATTCTGGGCGGCACGGAGAAGATGGTGCGCGAAGGTGGTCTTGGCTGCATTGTGGAGTACGCCGGGCTCAAGAACCAGCCCAAATGGATCGATCCCAAGAAAGAGCTTTGGGACTACACCCACTTCGCCTTGCCGCAATCCACGCAACCTGTTCCGAAGAACGTCATCGACATGCACTTTGAGAAACTGCCGCGCGGCATGGGCAAATTCAACGTGTGGACCATCAACGGCAAGCCCTACCCACACGAAAACGAATTCGTACTTCAGCGCGGCGAGCGTTACCGCCTCATCATGCGCAACTGGACCGACGACGCGCACCCCATGCACCTGCACCGCCACCTGTGGGAAGTCGTTGAGATGAACGGCAAAAAAATGGGCGGCCTTATGAAGGACACAGTCGTCGTCCCCTACTACGGTCGCGCCGTCGTCGACTTCACCGCAGATCAGTCCGGCCTCTCGCTCTTTCACTGCCACATCCAGCAACACATGGACTACGGCTTCAAGGCCCTCTTCCGCACCACGTAG
- a CDS encoding peptidase MA family metallohydrolase codes for MKPLLAFVLFASAAHAVTPADCWKLVHHGQSSRACFTQLTESSSAYDRAEGAWGLEDWQSANENFRDAAASASSPAMYKVRWGMLLHERFNNAEAADLFREALQKDPNSAQAYLGLATVEAEDYSGNPNASIAKALEHDPKLSAAHELAAKIALDNDNRELAEKEADAALVLDAEATSAMATHAALELIADRPADAWLAKIAAVNPHDGAAYMQMAHHLELHYRFNDAAAYYRKATEKQPELWAAHSALGVEEMRLGRAEEPQKELELAYNNSYRDPETVNSLRLLDSLAKFKTVKDASTVLILDPKESDLLAPYIQAELHSILATYSKKYAMELHGRVQVEMYPNHEDFAVRTMGMPGLGALGVTFGQVIAMDSPSGRKPGEFNWGATLWHEMSHAYIITATNQRVPRWFTEGLAVHEEGQRSAEWRDRVTPDILLAIRDKKLMPVDKLDRGFVHQEYPGQVLVSYFQAGAICDYIGNTAGEAKLLDIVHAYAAGQDTKQALQSVLHLSTEEFDKQFLASIDKQYGKEAQGFDAWRAKLKAIVASSEAKQYDDVIANAPAAIALYPEYTGDANAYELLADAQHVKGNAAEEAKALNAYIHAGGQQPELLKRLAAFQEKAGDSPAAIATLTRILYIYPVRDTELHKHLGSLLLAAKQYDGAVREYAAAVATRPLDMAGAQYDLASAYMAGGQRDKAQETVLLALEAAPDFRPAQKLLLELQQTK; via the coding sequence ATGAAACCCTTGCTTGCATTCGTCTTGTTCGCTTCTGCTGCGCACGCCGTGACACCTGCGGATTGTTGGAAGTTGGTGCATCATGGCCAGTCTTCACGTGCCTGCTTTACGCAATTAACGGAAAGCAGCAGCGCGTATGACCGTGCGGAGGGCGCGTGGGGGCTCGAGGACTGGCAGAGCGCGAACGAAAATTTCCGTGATGCCGCCGCAAGCGCGAGCAGTCCCGCAATGTACAAAGTCCGGTGGGGCATGTTGCTGCATGAGCGATTCAACAATGCGGAGGCCGCAGATCTGTTTCGCGAAGCACTGCAGAAAGACCCGAATAGTGCGCAGGCGTATTTGGGTCTTGCGACTGTGGAGGCTGAAGATTACAGCGGTAATCCGAATGCTTCGATTGCAAAGGCGCTCGAGCATGATCCGAAGTTGTCTGCCGCGCATGAGCTTGCAGCGAAGATCGCTTTGGATAACGACAATCGAGAGCTGGCCGAGAAGGAAGCAGATGCTGCATTGGTACTGGATGCGGAAGCGACAAGCGCCATGGCAACGCATGCTGCGTTGGAGCTGATCGCAGATCGTCCTGCAGATGCGTGGCTTGCGAAGATTGCAGCGGTGAATCCGCATGATGGTGCCGCGTATATGCAGATGGCACATCATCTCGAACTGCATTACCGCTTTAATGATGCCGCCGCGTATTACCGCAAAGCAACGGAGAAGCAGCCGGAGTTATGGGCTGCGCACTCGGCTTTGGGTGTGGAGGAGATGCGGCTAGGCCGTGCAGAGGAACCGCAGAAGGAACTGGAGCTTGCCTATAACAACAGCTATCGGGACCCCGAGACAGTGAATAGTTTGCGGCTGCTGGATTCGCTGGCCAAGTTCAAGACGGTGAAGGATGCGAGCACAGTGTTGATCCTCGATCCCAAGGAGAGTGATCTTCTCGCACCGTACATCCAAGCTGAGCTGCACAGCATTCTGGCGACGTATTCAAAAAAGTACGCGATGGAGCTGCATGGTCGGGTGCAGGTGGAGATGTATCCCAATCACGAGGACTTTGCGGTGCGCACCATGGGCATGCCGGGGTTGGGTGCGCTGGGTGTGACGTTTGGGCAGGTGATTGCGATGGATTCGCCATCGGGACGCAAGCCGGGAGAGTTTAACTGGGGCGCAACATTGTGGCATGAGATGAGTCACGCCTACATCATCACTGCGACGAATCAACGCGTGCCGAGATGGTTCACCGAGGGCCTCGCAGTTCATGAGGAAGGGCAGCGTTCGGCGGAGTGGAGAGACCGCGTGACGCCGGATATTCTGCTGGCGATTCGCGATAAGAAGTTGATGCCGGTGGACAAGCTGGATCGTGGATTTGTGCACCAGGAATATCCGGGACAGGTACTGGTGAGCTATTTCCAGGCGGGCGCCATTTGCGATTACATCGGCAATACAGCAGGTGAGGCGAAGCTATTAGACATAGTGCACGCGTACGCCGCCGGGCAGGACACGAAGCAGGCGCTGCAGTCGGTGCTGCACCTTTCGACGGAAGAGTTTGACAAGCAGTTTCTCGCTTCGATCGATAAGCAATATGGCAAAGAAGCGCAGGGCTTTGATGCATGGCGCGCGAAGTTGAAAGCGATTGTCGCTTCTTCCGAAGCCAAGCAGTATGACGATGTAATCGCAAATGCGCCCGCGGCGATTGCGCTGTACCCCGAATATACCGGCGATGCGAATGCGTATGAATTGCTTGCAGATGCGCAGCATGTAAAGGGAAATGCCGCGGAAGAAGCGAAGGCTTTGAATGCTTATATCCATGCAGGTGGACAGCAACCGGAGTTGTTGAAGCGGCTCGCAGCATTCCAGGAGAAAGCAGGTGATTCGCCTGCTGCCATCGCAACCTTGACGCGCATCCTCTATATCTATCCGGTGCGCGATACGGAGTTGCACAAGCATCTTGGATCGCTGTTGCTTGCGGCGAAGCAGTATGACGGTGCGGTGCGTGAATATGCCGCAGCCGTCGCAACACGTCCCCTCGATATGGCGGGCGCGCAGTATGACTTGGCATCTGCGTACATGGCAGGGGGGCAACGCGATAAGGCGCAGGAGACTGTGTTGCTGGCGCTTGAAGCAGCGCCGGATTTTCGTCCTGCGCAGAAGCTCTTACTTGAATTGCAACAAACGAAGTGA
- a CDS encoding DNA recombination protein RmuC has product MLLAVLALQLILLVLLVVLLARKSGANTAADPRLSALPDAMIQLAAKLDASDAAMRNQVVELRREQAENATQARHAAEQTSRNLREEVSSSITTLSKAINEGITASRTENANAFGSFRTDNTEAANKLREAVTAELNRIGQRLETFFAEAAKQERESRVALNSALTELTANNTKNNETLRESLQQAFSSIRSEQREGGEALKKTVESGLRTLNTDNAAKLDEMRVIVDEKLQSTLNERLTASFGTVSDQLTKVHTGLGEMKELATGVSDLKRVFSNVKSRGVVGEFQLGMQLEQMFSRDQYLVNAKIKEGSGEAVEFALKIPEGDNNHVLLPIDAKFPREDWERLEWAYEHGTKEEQDKAGNAFERAIRTEGKRICDKYIDPPKTLPVGIMFLPTEALYAEVMRRPGLQAELQSQCRVTVAGPSSFMAILTSFQMGFRTLAIQQKGSEVWNVLANVKKEFGKFELLMDKVQNNVKTVQNTLGDIGTRTRQINRKLHDVSELPALETPPKSGLLSFEPAGVTPALFAADEDDS; this is encoded by the coding sequence ATGCTGCTGGCCGTCCTGGCGCTACAACTCATCCTTCTGGTTCTTCTGGTCGTTCTACTGGCGCGTAAATCCGGCGCGAACACCGCCGCCGACCCGCGTCTTTCCGCCCTGCCGGATGCCATGATTCAGCTCGCCGCTAAGCTCGACGCGAGCGATGCGGCCATGCGGAACCAAGTCGTCGAGCTGCGCCGTGAGCAGGCTGAAAACGCCACGCAGGCTCGCCACGCGGCCGAACAGACCAGCCGCAACCTGCGCGAAGAAGTCAGCAGTTCCATCACGACGCTGTCGAAGGCAATCAACGAAGGCATCACCGCCTCCCGCACCGAAAACGCGAACGCCTTCGGCAGCTTCCGTACAGACAACACCGAAGCCGCCAACAAGCTCCGCGAAGCTGTCACAGCTGAACTTAACCGCATTGGTCAGCGCCTCGAAACCTTCTTCGCAGAGGCCGCAAAGCAGGAACGCGAATCTCGCGTTGCGCTCAACAGCGCCCTCACGGAACTTACCGCCAACAACACGAAGAACAACGAGACCCTGCGCGAATCGTTGCAACAGGCCTTCTCAAGCATCCGTTCGGAACAGCGCGAGGGAGGCGAAGCACTCAAGAAGACCGTCGAGTCCGGTCTGCGCACCCTGAACACGGACAACGCCGCCAAGCTGGACGAAATGCGCGTCATCGTGGACGAAAAGCTGCAATCCACATTGAACGAGCGCCTCACAGCCAGCTTCGGCACAGTCAGCGATCAACTCACCAAGGTCCACACCGGCCTGGGCGAAATGAAGGAGCTGGCAACCGGCGTCAGCGACCTGAAGCGTGTCTTCTCCAACGTGAAATCCCGCGGTGTTGTGGGCGAATTCCAGCTCGGCATGCAGCTTGAACAAATGTTTAGCCGCGACCAATACCTGGTGAACGCGAAGATCAAAGAAGGCTCGGGCGAGGCGGTGGAATTCGCTCTGAAAATCCCTGAGGGCGACAACAACCACGTCCTTCTCCCCATCGACGCCAAGTTCCCCCGCGAAGATTGGGAGCGCCTGGAATGGGCCTACGAGCACGGCACCAAGGAAGAGCAGGACAAGGCTGGGAACGCATTTGAACGCGCCATCCGCACCGAAGGAAAGCGTATCTGCGACAAATACATCGACCCGCCGAAGACCCTCCCGGTGGGCATCATGTTCCTTCCCACGGAAGCGCTTTATGCAGAAGTGATGCGCCGCCCCGGCTTACAGGCAGAACTGCAGTCGCAGTGTCGCGTCACCGTGGCAGGGCCATCCAGCTTCATGGCCATTCTTACCAGCTTCCAGATGGGCTTCCGCACGCTCGCTATTCAGCAAAAGGGCAGCGAAGTTTGGAACGTACTCGCCAATGTGAAAAAAGAGTTCGGCAAATTCGAACTCCTCATGGACAAGGTGCAAAACAACGTCAAGACAGTCCAGAACACGCTCGGCGACATTGGCACCCGCACCCGGCAGATCAATCGCAAGCTCCATGATGTGAGTGAACTACCTGCGTTGGAAACACCGCCAAAGAGCGGCCTGCTCTCTTTCGAACCAGCCGGAGTTACACCCGCTCTCTTTGCTGCCGACGAAGACGACTCCTAA
- a CDS encoding 3-keto-disaccharide hydrolase: protein MRIFSIFMVAAILSVQTAPAQAPNTLTPAEKSAGWKLLFNGHDSTGWRSTRSNAFPASGWEVKDGLLAVTESGGEEGGNAGDIITTREYTNFELTVDFRITPGANSGIKYFVNLNDTPGHEGHGSNIGFEYQILDDARHPDAKLGKDGDRTIASLYDMIPAAANKPPHPIGEWNTARIVIRGTHGEHWLNGVKVVEYDRKTPAFRALVAGSKYHVYPGFGEADRGYILLQDHGFPVQFRNIKLRELP, encoded by the coding sequence ATGCGCATCTTCAGCATTTTCATGGTGGCCGCGATTCTCAGCGTGCAAACCGCGCCTGCTCAGGCACCCAACACGCTCACTCCCGCAGAAAAGTCCGCGGGCTGGAAGCTACTATTCAACGGCCACGACAGCACTGGCTGGCGCAGCACACGCTCCAACGCTTTCCCTGCTTCAGGTTGGGAAGTGAAGGACGGCCTGCTTGCCGTGACTGAGTCGGGCGGCGAAGAGGGCGGCAACGCAGGCGACATCATCACCACGCGCGAATACACCAACTTCGAACTCACCGTTGACTTCCGCATCACGCCCGGCGCGAACTCCGGCATCAAGTACTTCGTCAACCTGAACGACACACCCGGCCACGAGGGCCACGGCTCGAACATCGGTTTCGAGTACCAGATTCTTGACGATGCCCGGCACCCCGACGCCAAGCTGGGCAAAGACGGCGACCGCACCATCGCCTCGCTGTACGACATGATCCCCGCCGCCGCGAACAAGCCCCCCCATCCCATCGGCGAATGGAACACCGCCCGCATCGTCATTCGCGGCACACACGGCGAACATTGGCTGAACGGCGTCAAGGTCGTCGAATACGACCGCAAGACCCCGGCCTTCCGCGCACTCGTCGCAGGCAGCAAGTACCACGTTTACCCCGGCTTCGGCGAAGCGGACCGCGGCTACATCCTGTTGCAGGACCACGGTTTCCCCGTTCAGTTCCGCAATATCAAACTTCGCGAACTGCCCTAG
- a CDS encoding GGDEF domain-containing protein: MNYLLLPDFFAMSLLVGVLLAVRQRHRDREGLRLWIGGLMLILLECAAHIIYVLRNVSLTAHRISHVVALDAYLLAGILFVFSAVASLRSVPRRMLMVCMNSIPLLVMLGYYGMDGRKASVYWACIAVGAAVKLISCVQTKSWVHFGVLTILWGSNALFVFGGQYRNAVYVSLALVYLLCAFAFYHSLPRSSRGSVAVIGGFAMWALCFAIHPWISEKHPQWSDFASEVWNMQKFIITVGLLVVMLEDQLSNSEWLALHDELTGLPNRRHFDDRLNFLLTHAEPEHHSVSVFTLDLNGFKQVNDTLGHDAGDILLKTVAMNLATTAKPLGMVARQGGDEFSVVVNGADELENLQIRKLLLEAVEEPVNLGPRYADRVVRVSASIGVATFPQDAEEQGALMRLADQRMYEQKAMRDSLRRSRGSSERTAQLQSA, encoded by the coding sequence ATGAATTACCTCCTGCTACCGGATTTTTTCGCGATGTCACTGTTGGTGGGCGTGCTGTTGGCAGTGCGCCAGCGGCATCGTGACCGGGAGGGACTGCGGCTGTGGATCGGCGGATTGATGCTGATCCTGCTGGAATGCGCTGCTCACATCATTTACGTGCTGCGGAATGTATCCCTGACGGCGCATCGGATATCGCACGTGGTGGCGCTGGATGCTTACCTGCTGGCGGGCATCCTGTTTGTCTTTTCGGCGGTGGCATCGCTGCGTTCCGTACCGCGCCGGATGTTGATGGTCTGCATGAACTCCATTCCTCTGCTGGTGATGCTGGGCTATTACGGAATGGATGGAAGAAAGGCATCGGTCTATTGGGCCTGCATTGCTGTTGGTGCTGCGGTGAAGTTGATTTCCTGCGTGCAGACCAAAAGCTGGGTCCACTTTGGCGTTCTCACCATCCTGTGGGGCTCGAATGCCTTGTTCGTGTTTGGGGGACAGTACCGGAACGCCGTTTATGTCAGCCTTGCGCTGGTTTATTTGCTGTGCGCCTTCGCTTTTTATCACTCGCTGCCCAGAAGCAGCCGCGGAAGCGTGGCAGTGATCGGTGGATTCGCAATGTGGGCTCTCTGCTTCGCGATTCATCCCTGGATATCGGAGAAGCACCCGCAGTGGAGTGATTTCGCCAGCGAAGTCTGGAACATGCAGAAATTCATCATCACCGTTGGACTGCTGGTGGTGATGCTGGAGGATCAGCTATCGAACAGCGAATGGCTGGCGCTGCATGATGAACTCACAGGTCTGCCGAATCGCCGGCATTTTGATGACAGGCTGAATTTCCTGCTGACGCATGCGGAACCGGAGCATCACAGCGTGAGTGTATTCACTCTGGATCTGAATGGGTTCAAGCAGGTGAATGACACGCTGGGGCACGACGCAGGCGACATCTTGTTGAAGACGGTTGCCATGAACCTGGCGACGACGGCAAAGCCGCTCGGGATGGTGGCGCGGCAGGGTGGCGATGAGTTTTCCGTCGTTGTGAATGGCGCGGATGAGTTGGAGAACCTGCAGATCCGCAAGCTCCTGCTGGAGGCTGTGGAAGAGCCGGTGAACCTGGGGCCGCGCTATGCGGATCGCGTGGTGCGCGTTTCTGCAAGCATCGGTGTGGCGACGTTCCCACAGGATGCAGAAGAGCAGGGCGCGCTGATGCGTCTGGCAGACCAACGCATGTACGAGCAGAAGGCAATGCGCGATTCGCTGCGACGCAGTCGTGGATCGTCGGAGCGTACGGCGCAGTTGCAGTCGGCTTAG